The following proteins come from a genomic window of Candidatus Hydrogenedentota bacterium:
- a CDS encoding GGDEF domain-containing protein, producing YASDWCHRLRDPGMFLTHQLVSIIGVLGMVMAAPALAFQSMVMLIAFSADGFLARSRTSFWLTWIGTLIAVAAIILWRGPLMRMTTDTAAGQLLAFGVVLGAVVRCSVQATFFRSMQYRLGIANDKLATALAQIEALLRHDDLTGVSNRRGVIERLHEVRTAAHDRGTVL from the coding sequence TATGCCAGCGACTGGTGCCACAGGCTGCGCGATCCCGGCATGTTCCTCACGCACCAGCTGGTGTCCATCATCGGCGTGCTGGGCATGGTCATGGCCGCGCCTGCGCTGGCGTTCCAGTCCATGGTGATGCTGATCGCCTTCAGCGCCGACGGTTTCCTCGCGCGCAGCCGCACCAGCTTCTGGCTGACCTGGATCGGCACGCTCATCGCCGTGGCGGCCATCATTCTCTGGCGTGGGCCGTTGATGCGCATGACCACGGATACGGCTGCAGGCCAGTTGCTGGCCTTCGGCGTGGTGCTCGGTGCCGTGGTGCGCTGCAGCGTGCAGGCCACCTTCTTTCGCAGCATGCAGTACCGGCTGGGCATCGCCAATGACAAGCTGGCCACGGCGCTGGCACAGATCGAGGCCCTGCTGCGCCATGACGACCTGACCGGCGTCAGCAACCGCCGGGGCGTGATCGAGCGTCTGCACGAGGTGCGCACCGCCGCCCACGACCGTGGCACGGTGCTGT